Below is a genomic region from Paraburkholderia phenazinium.
AACACATCCTCGGATGAACCGTGCGGCATCGGGAAATTGACGTTAAACCCGTCTCCTGCGCCCGTGCCACGCTCGTCCTCGTAGCCGGTCACAACCGGATAGAAGTTGGTGGGGTCCCCGTGAATCGATACGTAGAGCACGTCGTCGCGGCCGTAAAAGATTTCCTGCACGCCCTGGCCGTGGTGCATGTCGGTGTCGAGAATCGCGACGCGCCCGTACTGCTTGCGCAATGCCTGCGCCGCGATGGCCGCATTGTTCAGATAGCAGAAGCCGCCGGCCGCGTCCCGCCGCGCGTGATGACCAGGCGGGCGGCACAGCGCGTACGTCTCACGCACGCCGCTGTTGACCGCCGTAGCCGCGGCGAGCGCGCTTTGTGCCGACCAGTAAGCAGCGCGCCACGTGTGTTCGCCGATCGGGCAACTGCCGTCGGCCTGATAGCGCCCTGCCCGAGCGAGAATGCCGCGCAGCGGATTCGGCTCGCGCACATAGATGTTCGACATGACCTCGTCGCCCCAGTCGTCGGACATTTGCATCCATTCGGTGTGCGCCTCTTCGAGGAAACGCAGGTAGTGGATGTCATGCACCGCGGCGATGGCATCGAGGCCGCCGTCGACCGGCTCATGGATCTCAAAGCCCAACGACTTCACGGCCGCAACGAGGTGCGCGGCACGCTCGGGCACTTCCTGCGCCGGCCGCATCTGCCCGCGCGAAAAGTAGCTGCGTGGATGATGCCGCAGTTGTTCGGGATGGAAGAAAGTTTGCATGGTGTTTACCAAAAGAATCAGCTGGCGCGCAAAGCTTCAGCCGAATCGGCGCGCTGCGAACGACGCGCGTCCAGTGCAACGATGCACAACAGCGAGATAGCTGCGAGACAAGTGTAGAACACAGCAAGCGGCCACCATTGGCCGATGAAGCGATGCGCCAGATAAGTGCCGATCAACGGCGTCAGACCGCCCGCCACGGCGCCGCACACCTGATACGAGAGGGAGATGGCGGAATAACGCACGCGCGTTGGAAACACCCCGCTGACAAAGCCTGCGATCACCGAATAGAAGCTCGACATGCAGACTACTGCAATCGCAATGCCGATCACCATCGGTACGACACTGCCGCTTTGCACGAGCACGAACATCGGATAAGGTGAGAGCATCGCAGCGAGCGCCGCGAACTTGAGGAAACGCGCGCTGCCGATACGCTCGGCAAGCCACGCGGCGACCGGTTGCGCGCACAACTGGATAATCGCGACGGCAAACAGGCAATCGAGAATCAGGGAGCGTGTCACTCCGACATACTGCGTCGTATAAGCGATCATGAACGTGTTGGTGAAATACACGCCTGCAATGCCGATCGTGTTTGCGCCGATACACAGCAGCACGAGCCGCCACGCCGAGCTGAACACCTCGGCGACGGGCAGCTTGACGGTCTTGTTCGCTTCCTTCACCTGAGCGAACTCCGGCGACTCGTTGACGCCAAGGCGAATCAGGATGCCGACCACCAGCAGCACCGAGCTCGCCAGAAACGGCAAACGCCAGCCCCACGACATGAAGTCGGCCTTATCGAGCGAAGTCACCGCACGAAACGCCACCAGCGACAGGATCAACCCTGCCGGGCTGCCAAGCTGCGCGAACGACGCGAAGAACGTGCGACGCCCCTGCGGGGCGTGTTCGCCCGCCATCAGCACCGCCCCACCCCACTCGCCGCCCACGGCAAGACCCTGCACCACGCGCAGCAACACCAGCAGCACGGGAGCCAGCACGCCCACCTTCGAGAAGTCAGGCAGCAGGCCGACGCAGACCGTGGCGATACCCATCATCATCAGCGTAGTCATCAGGGCTTTCTTGCGGCCGAAACGATCGCCCACGTGGCCGAAGATCAGGCCGCCGATCGGGCGCGCGAAGAAGCCCACCGCGAACGTAGCGAACGACGCCATGGTGCTGACAAACGGATCCTGCGATGGAAAATACAGCGCGCCAAACACCAGCGCGGCGGCGGTAGCGTAGATGTAGAAGTCGTACCACTCGATCATGGTGCCGATAAACGCGGCGGTCGCCGCGCGTGCCGGTTGACGGGCGGGGATTGCAGGCTGGTTCATGAGCGCTCCTTGGCTGGTTCGCCGCCCCTCTGCGGGAGCGTGCGACTGACATGCCTGTCGATTGTGGCGATTGTGGCGCCGCCGGGTCGCGCGCGCCGCGCACACTTTTAAAGGTGTACAGATCGTTTATCGGCAGCCATAAAACATTAGTCAAATTTCGAGTTATTATTCTTGATATAAATCTGGCTAATACTTCAACTGCTTAGCAGGGCCATCATGCGCGCCGAAATTGCCTCTTTTCTCAATGACCGGCTCGACTGGAACCTGCTGCGCACCTACCTCGTGATCATGCAGGAGCGCAGCTTGAGCCGTGCGGCGGCGCGGTTGCATGTCACGCAACCGGCTGTCAGCCAGGCGCTCAAGCGCCTCGAAGACACGCTGGAACGCAAGCTGATCGAACGACGCGGCCCACACTTCGTGCCCACCCAGGCGGGCGAAGAGGTCTACCGGATCGCGAGCGATATCTACGGCAACATTTCCCGGCTGGAAACCGAACTCGACGATCGCACCGCAGACATTACCGGCGCGATCCGCCTGTTGAGCGTGAGCCGGATCGATTCGCCGGTCTACGACGAATTTCTCGCCGAATTTCATCGCACCTATCCGCGCATCGATCTGCAGATCGAAGTGATGCGTTCGTCGGACATCATCTCGTCGCTACTGCAAAAGACGGCGACCGCAGGGCTCA
It encodes:
- a CDS encoding histone deacetylase family protein; the protein is MQTFFHPEQLRHHPRSYFSRGQMRPAQEVPERAAHLVAAVKSLGFEIHEPVDGGLDAIAAVHDIHYLRFLEEAHTEWMQMSDDWGDEVMSNIYVREPNPLRGILARAGRYQADGSCPIGEHTWRAAYWSAQSALAAATAVNSGVRETYALCRPPGHHARRDAAGGFCYLNNAAIAAQALRKQYGRVAILDTDMHHGQGVQEIFYGRDDVLYVSIHGDPTNFYPVVTGYEDERGTGAGDGFNVNFPMPHGSSEDVFFERVDDALRVIKRFEPDALVLALGFDIYKDDPQSHVDVTTEGFGRLGAAIGALALPSVIVQEGGYHLESLESNARAFFGGFAAARSR
- a CDS encoding MFS transporter; its protein translation is MNQPAIPARQPARAATAAFIGTMIEWYDFYIYATAAALVFGALYFPSQDPFVSTMASFATFAVGFFARPIGGLIFGHVGDRFGRKKALMTTLMMMGIATVCVGLLPDFSKVGVLAPVLLVLLRVVQGLAVGGEWGGAVLMAGEHAPQGRRTFFASFAQLGSPAGLILSLVAFRAVTSLDKADFMSWGWRLPFLASSVLLVVGILIRLGVNESPEFAQVKEANKTVKLPVAEVFSSAWRLVLLCIGANTIGIAGVYFTNTFMIAYTTQYVGVTRSLILDCLFAVAIIQLCAQPVAAWLAERIGSARFLKFAALAAMLSPYPMFVLVQSGSVVPMVIGIAIAVVCMSSFYSVIAGFVSGVFPTRVRYSAISLSYQVCGAVAGGLTPLIGTYLAHRFIGQWWPLAVFYTCLAAISLLCIVALDARRSQRADSAEALRAS